A stretch of the Narcine bancroftii isolate sNarBan1 chromosome 14, sNarBan1.hap1, whole genome shotgun sequence genome encodes the following:
- the proca1 gene encoding uncharacterized protein proca1, whose amino-acid sequence MLPLLLALLCSTAGARERAAAPEPGYWTDGRYCARSSAVPSAAGQLLLTQMSDGAEVLRALWMRGQVLECWLSGDPAAVRPFASLCHLRAASAGGLGRRWAEGRAGCRRFLRRRGAATLPRGDAAAPRVPRSAGSGGATLHRSKRGFTYPGTLWCGAGNNADSYDHLGKFSETDKCCREHDHCDHVIDPLSYAYGHRNLRLHTLSHCDCDNKLKQCLIRVNDSSSRVVGQAFFNVLQVPCFEFAYKEQCVERYWYGWCKRYDHMHVAVPKQSLLFNYGGDLVDELLVTPEFDSNSPTTFSWLNTPSFTPTPEATSQRTTFGQVLHAAEDLVKVMATVTQSSANGSMSGTAGNSVSEKTGISLDKVKERKKKRRKGKRRKGKRKKKNREGKRRSKGSKATNVLQVQNKDYFTELEKAGKSNKLGHQLFDNSLDSMIKRDVFNDMANESHSVQSYTQLHKMSTVSMAKPNQRFQHYRIEDLPPLLVTQSPVMGFYRENLTAKLWPKAVDGHQSFGEGAFTSAPRKTSPISHPVKKEPSFLTMMTPGQYREETSTAASVHAVSEEMTTNAKLKASRLVPSLESIHKKQRRKKCRKRKNRKLQQKSRLTIPTAPHTIVHGELEK is encoded by the exons ATGCTCCCGCTTCTGCTGGCGCTGCTCTGCTCCACGGCCGGCGCTCGGGAGAGAGCGGCGGCGCCGGAGCCCGGCTATTGGACGGACGGCCGCTACTGCGCCCGGAGCTCCGCCGTCCCGAGCGCCGCCGGGCAGCTGCTCCTCACCCAGATGAGCGACGGCGCCGAGGTGCTCCGAGCCCTGTGGATGCGCGGCCAAGTGCTGGAGTGCTGGCTCAGCGGCGACCCAGCGGCGGTCCGACCTTTCGCCAGCCTCTGCCACCTGCGGGCGGCTTCCGCCGGCGGCCTGGGGCGCCGGTGGGCGGAGGGCAGAGCCGGGTGCCGCCGCTTCCTCCGCCGCCGAGGAGCGGCGACCCTGCCCCGGGGAGACGCGGCTGCCCCGCGGGTGCCTCGCAGCGCCGGCTCGGGGGGAGCGACTCTTCACAGGAGTAAAAGGGGGTTCACTTACCCCGGGACCCTGTGGTGCGGCGCGGGGAATAACGCCGACAGCTACGACCATTTGG gcaaGTTTTCGGAGACGGACAAATGCTGCCGGGAACATGACCATTGTGATCATGTGATTGACCCCCTCTCTTATGCCTACGGCCACAGGAATTTAAGGCTGCACACTCTGAGCCATTGTGACTGCGATAATAA GTTAAAGCAGTGTTTGATTCGAGTTAATGACTCATCTTCCCGGGTTGTTGGTCAGGCATTCTTCAATGTGCTACAAGTACCTTGCTTTGAATTTGCCTACAAGGAGCAATGTGTGGAACGGTATTGGTATGGCTG GTGCAAAAGATACGATCATATGCATGTTGCTGTACCGAAACAGTCGTTGCTCTTTAACTATGGAGGAGATTTGGTCGATGAGCTGCTGGTGACACCTGAATTTGATTCCAATTCCCCAACTACCTTCTCGTGGTTAAACACGCCATCATTTACCCCAACACCGGAAGCTACAAGTCAACGAACAACTTTTGGCCAAGTACTCCATGCAGCAGAAGATCTTGTTAAAGTCATGGCAACTGTCACTCAGAGCTCTGCCAATGGTAGTATGTCTGGGACTGCAGGCAACTCTGTCAGTGAGAAGACTGGCATTTCCCTGGATAAAGTCAAGGagaggaaaaagaagaggaggaaaggaaaaagaagaaaagggaaaaggaagaagaaaaatcGTGAAGGCAAACGTCGTTCGAAAGGCAGCAAGGCAACTAATGTACTGCAAGTTCAGAACAAGGACTATTTCACTGAATTGGAGAAAGCAGGAAAGAGTAATAAACTGGGCCATCAACTCTTTGATAATTCTTTGGATTCAATGATAAAGAGAGATGTATTTAATGATATGGCAAATGAATCCCACAGTGTGCAAAGCTACACTCAGCTACATAAAATGTCAACTGTGTCAATGGCCAAACCGAATCAAAGATTTCAGCATTACAGAATTGAAGACCTTCCACCCCTCTTGGTTACACAGAGCCCTGTAATGGGATTTTATAGAGAAAATTTGACTGCCAAATTATGGCCCAAAGCAGTTGATGGGCATCAATCCTTCGGCGAAGGAGCATTCACCTCGGCACCTCGTAAAACAAGCCCCATTTCCCACCCCGTCAAAAAGGAGCCTTCATTTTTAACCATGATGACACCTGGACAATATAGAGAGGAGACATCTACTGCAGCAAGTGTCCACGCAGTGTCTGAAGAAATGACAACGAACGCTAAGTTGAAAGCAAGCCGCTTGGTCCCTTCATTAGAGAGCATCCACAAGAAACAACGGCGTAAAAAGTGCAGGAAAAGGAAAAATCGAAAATTACAACAGAAAAGCAGGCTGACTATACCAACAGCTCCTCACACGATTGTTCATGGAGAACTTGAAAAGTAG